In one Lolium rigidum isolate FL_2022 chromosome 3, APGP_CSIRO_Lrig_0.1, whole genome shotgun sequence genomic region, the following are encoded:
- the LOC124702360 gene encoding uncharacterized protein LOC124702360, with protein MVMAAAMAAARAAARTPVSAATRIVQRRLGTSSTGRKDDADNVDIINRAVALAKSTGGKKVLFSLGITVGVGSFIHWTASSYTAYGKNETDRRLAEENEFNKSFQIQIEKELQQLERDCDSFLDDNSSMFSRWGVMIDEDLDVLKRSDTESIAKGWVAEWMSTIKKASFAIDDCSTDFELLPDACSVCGHPRTDTPGTLETSAQSPAPPVVQSP; from the exons atggtgatggcggcggcgatggcggcggcgagggcggcggccagGACACCCGTCAGCGCGGCGACGAGGATCGTGCAGCGGAGGCTCGGCACCTCATCCACCGGCAGGAAGGACGACGCCGACAACGTCGACATCATCAAC cgagctgttgcattggcaaagAGTACTGGTGGAAAAAAGGTGTTGTTCAGCCTTGGAATAACAGTCGGAGTTGGTTCTTTTATCCACTGGACTGCGTCGTCGTACACAGCTTACGGAAAAAATGAAACTGATAGGAGACTGGCCGAGGAAAATGAATTCAACAAATCGTTTCAAATTCAGATTGAGAAGGAGCTGCAGCAGCTGGAGAGGGATTGTGATTCCTTCTTGGATGACAATAGCAGTATGTTTAGTAGGTGGGGTGTTATGATTGATGAAGATCTTGATGTGCTGAAAAGATCTGACACCGAATCAATTGCAAAAGGCTGGGTTGCAGAGTGGATGTCAACGATCAAGAAAGCATCTTTTGCAATAGATGATTGCTCTACTGACTTTGAGCTCCTACCTGATGCTTGCTCG GTCTGTGGTCATCCACGAACTGATACACCTGGGACTCTGGAGACGTCTGCGCAGTCACCAGCGCCTCCAGTAGTGCAGTCGCCTTGA